The stretch of DNA CATCCAACGCATTCACATCGTGATCCTGCTTGATGACGTCGACCGCCAGATCGGAATCCCGGTCCACCAGCGCCTCCAGGGCCTGCTGGATCTGCGACTCGACGAGTCCGCCCATACGGAGCAATGTCTGCTTGAGATGCGCGAGATCTTGATCGAAATGTCGTTGCATCATCGAGTTCCTTCCGTCTATCCGAATCGACCGGTAATGTAATCTTCCGTTCGTTTGTCGTGCGGGGTCGTAAAGATGGTCTTTGTATCGCCGAACTCCACCAGCTCGCCCATCAGAAAAAATCCGCATTGATCCGAGACACGCGCCGCCTGCTGCATGTTGTGCGTCACGATCACCACGGTGTAGGTATCCTTCAAGGTATGGATCAACTCTTCGATTTTCCCGGTCGCGATGGGATCGAGGGCCGAGCAGGGTTCATCCATCAGGATAACATCGGGCTGCACAGCCAACGCACGCGCGATGCACAACCGCTGCTGCTGTCCGCCGGACAGTCCCAGGGCGCTCTGCGTGAGCCGGTCCTTCACCTCATCCCAGAGTCCCGCGCCGTGCAAACTGTGCTGCACAAGTTCGTCCAGCGACCGCTTGTCCTTGGTGCCATGCAGGCGTGGTCCATAGGCGACATTGTCGTAGATCGACTTGGGAAACGGGTTCGATTTTTGAAACACCATACCCACACGTTTTCGAAGGTCGGTGACATCGATGGCGGGATCGTAGATGTCCACCCCGTCCAGTTCCACGCGCCCCACCGCGCGCGCCCCTTCCACCAGGTCGTTCATGCGATTCAGACAGCGCAGCAGGGTGGATTTCCCGCACCCCGACGGACCGATGAAGGAGGTAACAGAATGGGCCCGTACCGTCAACGAGACCTGAAAGAGAGCCTGCCGTTGGCCATAGTAGAAGTCGAGATTGCGAATCAGCACTTTTGCATCGACAGAGGCTCCATGCTCTTCGTGGGGACGGGTGAACCTTGGTTGGGGAACGGTCGGACGCACTGAATAGGTCGGCGCCGTCTGCGACAGGGTACGAGTTGGGTTATCCATGCAGGCCCTTTCTGTGATCATACTGCCGATGCGGCAAATCGCCGCCGTAACCGATTACGTAGCCGCACGGCCGCCCAATTCAGCAAGACGACCACGAGGATCAGAATCAACGTGGTCATATAGACCATCGGCTTCGCTGCCTCCACGTTCGGGGATTGAAACCCCACGTCGTAAATATGAAAGCCCAAGTGCATAAACTTCCGATCGAGATGTAGATAGGGCAGGTACTCATCCAGCGGAAGGGCAGGGGCCAATTTGACCACCCCGGTCAGCATCAACGGCGCCACTTCCCCGGCTGCCCTGGCCATCGCGAGAATCAGTCCCGTCAAAATTCCCGGCAACGCGCAGGGGAGAATCACATGCCGGAGCGTTTCAAATTTGGTGGCGCCCAGGCCGAGCGACCCTTCCCGAAAATCACGCGGGACCGCCGACAAACCTTCCTCCGTCGCCACGATCACGACCGGGACGGTGAGCAGGGACAACGTCAGCGAGGCCCAGAGGATGCCGCCCGTGCCGAAGGTGGGATTCGGCAATGCCTCGGGAAACAACCACTGGTCGATCGTGCCTCCCAGCGCATAGACGAAAAAGGCGAGGCCGAATACGCCGAAGACAATGGATGGCACACCGGCCAGGTTGTTCACCGCGATCCGGACCAGCCTCACCAACGGTCCCTGCTTCGCATATTCCCGCAAATAGACGGCGGCCATCACCCCGAACGGCATCACCGCCAAGGTCATGAGAAACACCATCAAGACCGTGCCGAAGATCGCCGGAAAGATACCGCCTTCCGTATTGGCTTCACGCGGTTCGCTGGACACAAACAGCCACAGATTATGGACATAGGCCAGGAGCTTCTCAAACCAGTGCATCGCGTTCGGCCGACTGACGTCCAACACCTGATCGAGAGAGAGCCGCACCGACCGGCCGGTGGAGAGCGTCAAGAACAAGACTTCCTTCCCGGCCTCCTCGTGCAGCCGCTCAAGCGCCTCGGTCTTGGCAAGATAGTCCCGCTCCAACGCGGTCAT from Nitrospira sp. encodes:
- the pstA gene encoding phosphate ABC transporter permease PstA, which translates into the protein MVERSTRMKDFWRGGELFVWMTASGVALSLLMVAGMLALIMINGLGQFWPGALQETGLRTQETVIGQVVGEEVIPNSISPDSPSGQRRFRYRVGNRDVFGAEYRWINEAEIVSSARPDDLVVIQRREWGPAFGRVTVGVEGNAADGEHGSTWSTVVTLVERANQLRRRIEHLEREEIGAINYRIEKARLARQALALNGPLTPGDAEKDRRLLDQMTALERDYLAKTEALERLHEEAGKEVLFLTLSTGRSVRLSLDQVLDVSRPNAMHWFEKLLAYVHNLWLFVSSEPREANTEGGIFPAIFGTVLMVFLMTLAVMPFGVMAAVYLREYAKQGPLVRLVRIAVNNLAGVPSIVFGVFGLAFFVYALGGTIDQWLFPEALPNPTFGTGGILWASLTLSLLTVPVVIVATEEGLSAVPRDFREGSLGLGATKFETLRHVILPCALPGILTGLILAMARAAGEVAPLMLTGVVKLAPALPLDEYLPYLHLDRKFMHLGFHIYDVGFQSPNVEAAKPMVYMTTLILILVVVLLNWAAVRLRNRLRRRFAASAV
- the pstB gene encoding phosphate ABC transporter ATP-binding protein PstB, which encodes MDNPTRTLSQTAPTYSVRPTVPQPRFTRPHEEHGASVDAKVLIRNLDFYYGQRQALFQVSLTVRAHSVTSFIGPSGCGKSTLLRCLNRMNDLVEGARAVGRVELDGVDIYDPAIDVTDLRKRVGMVFQKSNPFPKSIYDNVAYGPRLHGTKDKRSLDELVQHSLHGAGLWDEVKDRLTQSALGLSGGQQQRLCIARALAVQPDVILMDEPCSALDPIATGKIEELIHTLKDTYTVVIVTHNMQQAARVSDQCGFFLMGELVEFGDTKTIFTTPHDKRTEDYITGRFG